A window of the Linepithema humile isolate Giens D197 chromosome 4, Lhum_UNIL_v1.0, whole genome shotgun sequence genome harbors these coding sequences:
- the LOC105672207 gene encoding serine/threonine-protein kinase Wnk isoform X1, translating into MPRCYNDSKTVSSVNSNHKHSTDDIVLTQSNTFSIGSQLEADEDPPVVEKSHRRLRCDLSPVPTSTNTNLNIKFLGLKGDKSIRQDHQVSTGSGGHKEKNRETKKRAAIGNTVRGFLSSGHNRQDRYETNRQRSSGGTGGGLSSLCPKLVASGGSGSQSGISLSVGHLASQESGGPCAVVTTQRIHSHAHHRRQRKLSIVAQAGPSANATGDRKVLSNISRSASISKKQTRSQRHDQNADSLSVTSNGLATSSPSSKKKVLSALHISEKSSTQSINSSSLDHENDRSFSDAEEAIAATENVFATPGSSSTPSTPINKVKSEKFSKNEEADVEHNTLAECTDLSKNAADVQHVTSNEFEQKNSISIRSSTVHKSQSINQESITNNKQRPLSNSNVGAKSSSNSDQKIVKHRNTNSAEKMIEHHSSKDIEAVNVEKDLDDATISTDTEMNSTDSNNQQTKSRKPIGYTDSVHDVSANQETANPLKTVTTDKRKTESNAGLSEEVIKSSRFVTSKVPEDITEADVKTAVEVDKEEEEERVTIYDDDGTSISDIVAAQALHESLSKLGKVPLLDTEMEEVQNTDLREEAKMKEHSEKDIVVQEETVEGFIGPLLDENFKADEKLSQKTMAMEEVQNLLMKVKVQAVEDDDDEEKAVGISPDNRFLKFEEEIGRGSFKTVYRGLDTQTGVAVAWCELQEKKLNKTERLRFREEAEMLKGLQHPNIVRFYDYWEVTLTRRKYIVLVTELMTSGTLKTYLRRFKKINPKVVKSWCRQILKGLSFLHSRSPPIIHRDLKCDNIFITGTTGSVKIGDLGLATLKNRSFAKSVIGTPEFMAPEMYEEHYDESVDVYAFGMCMLEMATSEYPYSECTGPAQIYKRVVSGVKPQSYDKVENPEVRDIIEMCIRLKKEERPLVKDLLNHEFFADDVGLKLEMVSRDSAVADTELSRVEFRLRVLDPKKRSNKHKENEAIQFDFDIQADNAEEVALEMAKSSLILEEDAKAVAKMLKSQITTLLREREERKAKEEKERLDRETATATDVTANAASAESLLQQQLLLQQMQLQQQQQQQQQQQQQQQQQQQQQPQQIQSNIGIQMQSQVPMQLQQSQMPIQQQQLQSNAQQAQQHSLQPQQVQLVQQQPIIQQQTSVVQPQQAQQIQYQQQMQQQYQQSQQQQYPQHVPQSLNANSPQCSTPQNVQGQPSFSQVPQQIQQPQQQLHQPQQYIQLNQMGVPQQIPHQIQQQIQPQMQMLSQQQHMHQQLQQQQYATQPQVQHVQQLHQHPVGSPPVQNQQYYQQNATGSSGYVSTGPLYQQTMPQQIFHTYTTSTNPSGHIEILSSTQTATQIYSHASLPTAAVAASSQSQYIQPAAQVQAPIPSGMSVNSSSAVTHIQNVPTSTIPNMQGASALLGNTNHQPQSQQNILVQMQYSQSANVIPNSLSMTSNVTNVPAQTSTSLQQQHQQHFIANTDQCPTTDRSTLMKQDTMDSIQSLPPDTPMNLQQDQIVTSAAVVTNVVQQQQPQPQPQSQPQPQPQPQPQPQPQPQPTTSNDGVTPENSESVAASERSRVKRSGTKRKKPGIKLTVLSVSSGEGQSMTVECQLDTSKQKTVTFKFDRDDMVPTDIANNLVAENLLPQSQCETFIELIEDIVKQLRLDPTRSLPLVAHGPPDQSAGGSPVTSRRPRDRDHSLDTAKQVRHGSLTRQSSHRSSYKVHRRHRSRDETSNTSTPTKLLPIDQIISHIASATSEKQQTVQTPDQAGAENTSAEASRRSSTSTQNTDTLTPTNIPSDPTDTQETIVSATSAETVVEAHHNIQDDTSNSPFQSYQGSATQTQIQDAMVSANNVSDAPKESQEQQDIVDMKESGTAKETSASDVATEVSALTVPQPVRKVSRFLVSPVVEQKNIAAEEESSVNESVDRTNIATSQSAVQSVAPTAIVEPVLKNEEHVEVNVLDTQNITVHEQASNNDQVVQAVPYTVEQTDNTQQILQQGQQSVGMQQNIIQVQTLQQVTGHVQQTTTLGQSKQHTIILQGAITSQQATQQIPQTGVQHFVPVNSQKEMPQIQQPLHTNGMAQAQAQYPNQAIMQPGVVIQQQIPIQQSVITQPHQNVQAEHQHQAQMQAQRPAVQQFVPQQVQPPQQYVMLSGHMQSIQPNVDDRNRRVSSISTASNVSVDSQLSESSNISEEKRQGVTVANVPVAHMQHVQVVAQDQQSTMPLTQSVETAQQFQTTHQNVQHVSGNVPPSMPVPLPVHSAVATDVSIPKATIKTKEVSSTLPDLAQNLANILSNPKSKSATPHPLTSHEPTSISNTSTLIDYKPVQSEQYFQPIQPEASQLQIQPPIQQSYQGPIIHQGYQSQQNFQQAFPNQQLVHQSQIPILQSIPLTIPQQIDLQTQMMQSALQTVAGQSIAQGKWIVTANQIPLQQPMRLIQPNQLQPLQNQLHLQQIPMQSQMQQQTVQDQQHSESSVVIEQSNLHLKLPEQNPVKYLETENLDSSNLNCIHRTSSDCQLLMSENENSSHDVTPEHTFVESIDSTSMLQQQLSQQQYQQQQQHRKLSQQNSLDKVSDMSSMGSIGNGTGPQTIADLHQKLVQLTSQPSESLNVGTPPISYPATPHNHQIVGGYDAYMHSLQQKLYNIGMPVSSANAVCPLSPQTTIHSSTILPDTQVDATNEGSVITQENSGAFAFSQTNVECSLDSPTPGAPTGSETMSPSKENAKIRAQRPGSRLQELEQELAKIHHRGSIFAAAPTQPLSMINPVAMQQSAQNLLTTAPGSTVPVATVTPNIVTPRSGTNTPIQTELQDGNEKANPTQPIRKISRFVVSKVAGPPAHSNTTVNQQQSTDATRAQLQQAEELKILERQNVPSYHTDDLHGVPAQVPHSRENSVPPTVQATHGTNISNMEIEKEERFVALTPSEEYQLLIKRQTLELETLQRRHREELERFQQHQLQLLIQQQQQASALHQHQHHPLLYHTVATNISGPRIPGTEDYLMFSTAPQTPLQKGPNNYPDTDETLRLAMQKLKQTPLQLQPQQASAGIPHAYVIPIPVVPSENIQSVVSQQNNNCSNDILCESIDSTHSPAISNPTQYQFAPILSEGTNITSVTGSLPASAPLPIPSSTGAYIQYHESQPLSNFQTFSCTPHGGFFLPAGYRLIYAPPTGTTQSQPATPAASHIANSRDDTPPTTESHHSTTVENSTVPSLHSDQ; encoded by the exons GTATGAGACAAATAGGCAACGTTCTTCGGGTGGAACTGGTGGTGGCTTGTCTAGTTTATGTCCTAAGTTGGTGGCCAGTGGAGGTAGTGGCAGCCAAAGTGGTATCAGTTTGTCAGTGGGCCACTTAGCCTCTCAGGAAAGTGGAGGCCCTTGCGCAGTTGTCACTACTCAAAGGATCCACAGCCACGCACATCATAGACGCCAAAGAAAACTATCTATTGTCGCGCAGGCAGGTCCTAGTGCCAATGCTACTGGTGATAGAAAG GTGTTATCCAATATAAGTCGCTCTGCTAGTATCTCTAAAAAGCAAACTCGATCGCAGCGACATGATCAGAATGCTGATTCTTTGTCTGTAACTAGTAACGGTCTTGCAACCAGCTCCCCATCTTCCAAAAAGAAAGTACTATCTGCTCTACATATTTCCGAAAAGTCATCTACTCAAAGTATAAATTCGTCATCCTTAGATCATGAAAATGATCGTAGTTTTAGTGATGCTGAAGAAGCAATTGCAGCAACAGAGAATGTGTTTGCGACACCAG GATCTAGTTCTACACCTTCTACAccaattaataaagtaaaatcagaaaaattcaGCAAGAATGAAGAAGCAGATGTGGAACACAATACCCTCGCAGAATGTActgatttatcaaaaaatgctGCAGATGTACAACACGTGACTTCAAATgaatttgaacaaaaaaattctatatcaATAAGATCATCCACAGTACATAAATCACAATCTATTAATCAGGAAAGTATCACAAATAATAAGCAAAGACCATTGTCGAATTCTAACGTTGGCGCCAAATCTAGTAGTAACAGCGatcaaaaaattgtgaaacatAGAAATACAAATTCTGCAGAGAAAATGATTGAGCATCATAGTAGTAAAGATATCGAAGCAGTTAATGTAGAAAAAGATTTAGATGATGCTACGATATCAACGGACACAGAAATGAATTCCACAGACAGTAATAATCAACAAACGAAAAGTAGAAAACCTATAGGATACACAGATAGTGTGCATGACGTCAGTGCAAATCAAGAAACCGCAAATCCTCTGAAGACTGTAACCACCGATAAGAGGAAGACTGAGAGTAATGCAGGATTAAGTGAGGAAGTAATTAAGAGCTCGAGATTTGTAACATCAAAAGTACCGGAAGATATAACGGAAGCGGATGTCAAGACAGCAGTGGAAGTAGACaaagaagaggaggaagaaagagTGACGATATATGATGATGATGGCACCAGCATCAGCGATATAGTGGCAGCACAGGCGCTTCATGAATCTTTAAGTAAATTAGGCAAAGTTCCGCTATTAGATACCGAGATGGAGGAAGTGCAGAATACGGATTTACGAGAAGAGGCGAAAATGAAAGAGCATTCTGAAAAGGATATAGTTGTGCAGGAAGAAACGGTGGAAGGCTTTATCGGTCCATTGCTCGATGAAAACTTTAAAGCGGATGAGAAATTGTCACAGAAAACAATGGCGATGGAAGaggtgcaaaatttattaatgaaagttAAAGTGCAAGCTGTCGAGGATGATGACGATGAAGAGAAAGCTGTAGGTATTTCGCCGGACAATAGATTCTTGAAATTCGAAGAGGAAATTGGCCGTGGCAGTTTTAAGACCGTTTATCGCGGATTAGATACTCAAACAGGTGTGGCTGTAGCTTGGTGCGAATTGCAG gAGAAAAAGTTGAATAAAACAGAGAGATTAAGGTTTAGGGAAGAAGCTGAAATGCTGAAAGGATTGCAACATCCGAATATCGTAAGATTTTACGATTATTGGGAAGTTACACTTACTCGTAGGAAATATATTGTACTAGTCACTGAACTTATGACATCAGGAACATTAAAAac GTATCTGAGGAGATTTAAGAAGATCAATCCTAAAGTTGTGAAATCTTGGTGTCGGCAAATTTTGAAAGGCTTGAGCTTCCTTCATTCTAGATCACCACCCATTATCCACCGTGATTTAAaatgtgataatatttttatcacggGTACAACCGGAAGCGTAAAAATTGGTGATTTAGGTCTTGCAACACTGAAGAATCGCAGTTTTGCGAAGAGCGTTATCGGTACGCCGGAATTCATGGCACCCGAAATGTACGAAGAGCATTATGACGAGTCAGTTGACGTTTATGCTTTTGGAATGTGTATGCTTGAAATGGCTACTAGCGAGTATCCATATTCCGAATGTACAGGACCAgcacaaatatataaacgtGTCGTATCG GGTGTTAAGCCACAGAGTTATGATAAAGTGGAAAATCCGGAAGTACGTGATATTATAGAAATGTGTATACGTTTGAAGAAAGAAGAGCGACCGCTTGTTAAGGACTTGCTCAATCATGAATTTTTCGCTGATGACGTTGGATTAAAATTGGAAATGGTGTCACGCGATTCAGCAGTTGCAGATACTGAACTATCACGTGTTGAATTTAGATTGCGAGTATTGGATCCTAAAAAGCGCAGTAACaaacataaagaaaatgaGGCGATACAATTCGATTTTGACATACAAGCGGATAATGCTGAGGAAGTAGCGTTAGAAATGGCAAAGTCTAGTCTTATACTAGAGGAAGACGCTAAAGCAGTAGCCAAGATGTTGAAATCGCAAATTACCACCTTgttaagagaaagagaggaacgTAAAGCcaaggaagagaaagagcgtTTGGATAGGGAAACTGCCACGGCCACAGATGTCACAGCCAATGCCGCGAGTGCCGAAAGCTTATTACAGCAGCAATTGTTACTTCAACAAATGCAGttgcaacaacagcagcagcagcagcaacaacaacagcagcagcagcagcaacaacagcagcagcagccacAACAAATCCAGTCCAATATCGGAATACAGATGCAAAGTCAAGTTCCGATGCAATTACAACAGTCTCAAATGCCCATTCAACAACAACAACTGCAATCGAACGCTCAGCAAGCTCAACAGCACAGTTTACAACCTCAGCAGGTTCAGTTGGTTCAACAGCAACCGATAATTCAACAGCAAACGTCAGTCGTGCAGCCTCAACAAGCACAGCAGATACAATATCAACAACAAATGCAGCAGCAGTATCAGCAATCGCAACAGCAACAGTATCCTCAACATGTTCCGCAAAGTTTGAATGCAAATTCTCCGCAGTGTTCCACCCCGCAAAATGTTCAGGGTCAACCTTCATTTTCTCAGGTGCCACAGCAAATACAGCAGCCACAGCAACAATTACATCAACCACAGCAATATATACAATTGAATCAGATGGGTGTTCCGCAACAGATCCCTCATCAGATACAGCAACAAATACAACCTCAAATGCAAATGCTGTCGCAGCAGCAGCATATGCACCAACAGCTTCAACAACAGCAATACGCGACGCAACCGCAAGTCCAGCATGTACAGCAGCTGCATCAACATCCCGTTGGTTCGCCGCCTGTTCAAAATCAGCAATATTATCAGCAGAATGCTACTGGCTCTTCGGGATATGTGTCAACCGGTCCTTTGTATCAGCAAACCATGCCGCaacaaatatttcacacaTACACCACGTCCACTAATCCTTCCGGCCACATAGAGATCTTGTCGTCCACGCAAACCGCGACGCAGATTTACTCACATGCGAGTTTACCGACTGCTGCAGTGGCTGCATCGTCACAGTCGCAATATATCCAGCCAGCGGCGCAGGTTCAAGCGCCCATACCGTCGGGCATGAGTGTCAATAGCTCGTCTGCTGTGACTCACATACAGAATGTACCGACTTCAACGATCCCTAATATGCAGGGTGCGTCCGCTTTACTTGGCAATACCAATCATCAGCCTCAGTCTCAGCAAAATATTCTCGTACAAATGCAATATTCGCAAAGTGCGAATGTTATACCTAATTCTCTCTCAATGACGTCGAATGTTACAAATGTCCCGGCGCAAACGTCCACCAGTCTGCAGCAGCAACATCAACAACATTTCATTGCGAATACAGATCAGTGCCCGACGACCGACAGGTCTACCTTGATGAAACAGGACACGATGGATTCGATACAATCTCTGCCACCGGACACACCGATGAATTTACAGCAAGATCAAATTGTCACCTCTGCTGCAGTCGTAACGAACGTTGTACAGCAGCAACAGCCACAGCCACAGCCACAGTCGCAACCGCAGCCGCAGCCGCAGCCGCAGCCGCAGCCGCAGCCGCAGCCGCAGCCTACAACGTCAAATGATGG aGTTACGCCTGAAAATTCTGAAAGTGTTGCCGCTTCCGAGAGAAGTCGAGTGAAGCGTTCGGGAACGAAACGTAAGAAGCCAGGCATTAAACTGACAGTTCTGTCTGTTAGTAGTGGCGAGGGGCAATCAATGACCGTCGAGTGTCAGTTAGATACGAGTAAACAAAAGACtgttacttttaaatttgatcGAGATGATATGGTGCCTACGGACATTGCCAATAATTTG GTAGCGGAAAATCTATTGCCACAGTCCCAATGCGAGacatttatagaattaatCGAAGACATTGTCAAGCAGTTGCGCTTGGACCCTACACGTTCCCTACCTTTGGTAGCGCACGGTCCTCCCGACCAATCCGCCGGTGGAAGTCCTGTTACAAGTCGACGTCCTAGGGACCGTGACCACAGTCTCGATACAGCCAAG CAGGTGAGACATGGCTCGCTAACACGTCAAAGCAGCCACCGATCGTCGTACAAAGTCCATCGTAGGCACCGTTCG AGAGACGAAACTTCAAACACTTCCACTCCGACGAAATTATTGCCGATCGACcaaattatttctcatattgCCAGCGCTACTTCGGAAAAGCAACAAACCGTTCAAACACCTGATCAAGCAGGCGCCGAAAATACGTCAGCGGAGGCTTCTAGGAGGTCATCTACGTCTACGCAAAATACCGATACTTTAACACCTACAAATATACCGAGTGATCCAACAGACACCCAGGAAACTATTGTTTCTGCAACGTCTGCAGAAACAGTGGTGGAAGCGCATCACAATATTCAAGACGACACTAGTAATTCGCCTTTCCAATCTTACCAAGGTTCTGCAACGCAAACTCAAATTCAGGATGCTATGGTGAGTGCGAATAATGTAAGTGACGCACCGAAAGAATCTCAAGAACAGCAAGATATAGTGGATATGAAAGAATCTGGAACGGCTAAGGAGACAAGTGCGTCTGATGTAGCTACAGAGGTATCCGCTTTGACGGTACCACAGCCAGTGCGTAAAGTTTCTCGCTTCTTGGTTAGTCCTGTAGTTGAGCAGAAGAATATCGCGGCTGAAGAGGAATCTTCCGTTAACGAAAGCGTGGATCGTACCAATATCGCAACATCGCAATCAGCAGTTCAATCTGTCGCGCCTACCGCGATTGTAGAAcctgtattaaaaaatgaggAACATGTGGAAGTGAATGTGTTGGATACTCAAAATATAACAGTGCACGAACAAGCTAGCAATAATGATCAAGTGGTGCAAGCAGTTCCATATACCGTGGAACAAACAGACAACACTCAACAGATTTTGCAGCAAGGGCAACAATCGGTCGGAATgcagcaaaatattattcaagtgCAAACGCTGCAACAAGTAACGGGACATGTGCAACAAACTACAACACTCGGACAATCAAAGCAGCACACTATAATTTTACAAGGCGCTATAACTTCGCAGCAAGCGACTCAGCAAATACCTCAGACTGGCGTGCAGCACTTTGTGCCGGTAAATTCGCAGAAAGAGATGCCGCAGATACAGCAGCCGCTTCACACGAACGGAATGGCTCAAGCACAGGCGCAGTATCCGAACCAGGCGATAATGCAACCTGGCGTTGTGATACAGCAGCAGATTCCTATACAGCAGAGTGTAATAACACAGCCGCATCAGAATGTGCAAGCAGAGCATCAACATCAAGCTCAGATGCAAGCCCAACGTCCAGCAGTGCAGCAATTCGTCCCGCAACAAGTGCAGCCACCACAGCAATACGTAATGCTGTCGGGACACATGCAGTCGATACAACCGAATGTAGACGATCGAAATCGTAGAGTATCGAGTATATCTACCGCGTCGAACGTGTCTGTGGACTCCCAATTGTCGGAATCGTCCAATATATCTGAAGAGAAAAGGCAAGGTGTGACAGTGGCTAATGTGCCCGTAGCGCACATGCAGCATGTACAAGTTGTTGCGCAAGACCAGCAGAGTACAATGCCGTTGACGCAGAGCGTGGAAACTGCTCAACAATTTCAGACTACTCATCAGAATGTGCAACATGTTTCGGGAAATGTGCCCCCGTCCATGCCAGTACCCCTTCCTGTACATTCGGCCGTAGCTACGGACGTTTCTATTCCCAAAGCCACAATCAAAACGAAAGAGGTATCCTCGACACTCCCTGATCTCGCGCAAAACTTGGCGAACATACTTTCAAATCCAAAATCCAAATCCGCCACACCTCATCCTTTAACCAGCCACGAGCCAACGTCCATCTCAAACACTTCTACGTTAATCGATTACAAACCTGTGCAATCtgaacaatattttcaacctATACAACCGGAAGCGAGCCAATTGCAGATTCAGCCGCCTATTCAACAAAGTTATCAAGGACCGATTATTCATCAGGGATATCAATCGCAGCAAAACTTTCAACAAGCATTTCCAAATCAGCAGTTGGTTCACCAGAGTCAAATACCAATATTGCAATCAATTCCGCTAACAATCCCTCAACAAATTGATCTGCAAACACAGATGATGCAGTCGGCTCTTCAAACTGTAGCGGGACAATCAATCGCTCAAGGAAAGTGGATTGTTACTGCTAATCAAATTCCTCTCCAGCAACCGATGCGACTTATACAACCGAATCAGCTGCAACCACTTCAAAATCAATTGCATCTGCAACAGATCCCGATGCAATCACAAATGCAACAACAGACTGTACAAGATCAGCAACATAGCGAATCTTCCGTTGTAATAGAACAATCAAACTTACATTTAAAACTTCCAGAGCAGAATCcagtaaaatatttggaaaccGAGAATTTGGActcttcaaatttaaattg TATACATCGTACTAGTTCCGATTGCCAATTACTTATGTCCGAGAATGAGAACTCCAGTCACGATGTGACGCCTGAACACACTTTCGTTGAATCTATCGATTCTACATCAATGTTACAACAACAGTTGTCGCAACAACAATatcaacagcagcagcaacaccGCAAACTCAGTCAACAGAATTCATTGGATAAAGTGTCAGATATGAGCAGCATGGGGAGTATTGGAAATGGCACAGGGCCGCAAACCATAGCTGACTTACATCAGAAACTCGTGCAATTGACTAGTCAGCCGTCGGAATCGTTGAACGTCGGTACACCACCTATAAGCTATCCCGCTACGCCTCATAATCATCAAATAGTAGGAGGATACGACGCGTACATGCATTCTTTGCAGcagaaattgtataatatcGGTATGCCAGTTTCGTCTGCGAATGCGGTATGCCCATTATCTCCTCAAACGACAATACACTCTTCTACTATTCTCCCTGACACGCAAGTTGATGCGACTAACGAAGGCTCCGTTATAACCCAAGAGAACTCTGGTGCATTTGCATTTTCTCAAACG AATGTGGAATGCTCCCTCGATAGTCCAACGCCGGGAGCTCCTACAGGGTCTGAAACTATGAGCCCAAGCAAAGAGAATGCAAAGATACGAGCTCAAAGACCGGGATCTCGTTTGCAGGAATTGGAGCAGGAATTGGCAAAGATCCACCATAGAGGATCAATTTTTGCAGCAGCTCCGACGCAGCCATTATCGATGATTAATCCTGTAGCAATGCAACAATCCGCGCAAAATTTACTGACGACCGCTCCAGGCTCAACAGTACCAGTGGCTACTGTCACTCCCAACATTGTGACACCACGATCTGGTACCAATACTCCAATTCAAACAGAACTCCAGGACGGTAACgag AAGGCGAATCCTACACAACCTATCCGAAAAATTTCGAGATTTGTGGTTTCCAAAGTTGCGGGCCCACCTGCTCATAGTAACACTACTGTTAATCAACAACAGTCTACTGATGCGACGAGAGCTCAATTGCAACAAGcggaagaattaaaaattttagaacggCAAAATGTTCCTTCTTACCATACAGATGATCTGCATG GTGTACCTGCACAAGTACCTCATAGTCGAGAGAATTCTGTTCCGCCAACTGTACAGGCAACTCATGGTACTAATATTTCGAATATGGAA attgaaaaagaagaaagatttGTAGCTCTTACACCGAGTGAAGAATACCAACTGCTTATAAAAAG GCAAACTCTGGAATTGGAAACATTGCAAAGAAGACACAGGGAGGAGCTGGAACGTTTCCAACAACATCAGTTACAATTGCTTAttcagcagcagcaacaagcAAGCGCCCTTCATCAGCATCAGCACCATCCGTTGCTTTATCACACTGTTGCAACAAATATCTCTG GGCCTAGAATTCCAGGCACGGAAGACTATTTGATGTTCAGCACAGCGCCGCAGACTCCATTGCAGAAAGGTCCGAACAACTATCCGGACACTGACGAGACTTTACGGCTGGCCATGCAGAAATTGAAGCAGACGCCATTGCAGCTTCAGCCACAGCAGGCATCAGCTGGAATACCACATGCTTATGTTATTCCAATTCCAGTAGTGCCTTCCgaaaatatacaaagtgtAGTTTCTCAGCAGAATAATAACTGCTCGAATGACATATTATGCGAAAGCATCGATTCGACACACAGTCCGGCGATTAGTAATCCGACACAGTACCAATTCGCTCCTATATTATCGGAGGGGACGAATATTACGTCGGTGACTGGATCTTTACCTGCGTCGGCGCCCTTACCGATACCTAGTTCGACGGGCGCCTACATTCAATATCATGAGAGTCAGCCGTTATCGAATTTTCAAACCTTTAGCTGCACCCCCCACGGTGGTTTCTTTCTACCAGCTGGATACCGGCTGATATACGCACCGCCCACCGGGACGACTCAATCTCAGCCAGCGACACCCGCTGCGTCTCACATAGCAAATTCGCGCGACGATACGCCTCCAACGACGGAGTCGCATCACTCAACCACCGTCGAGAACTCGACGGTCCCTTCCTTGCATTCGGATCAATAA